Genomic segment of Arachis hypogaea cultivar Tifrunner chromosome 11, arahy.Tifrunner.gnm2.J5K5, whole genome shotgun sequence:
CATCTCTCTTTGTTCGTGTaggtgtgtgtgtttgtgtgtgaGTTTTGGGAAGGGGGCTGGTGGCTACTGAGGAGGAAAGGAAGGGTGAGTGTAGTGTGTGTTTGGGTTTGGAGTAGTGTGGgtaaatttgggaattagggtttcgtTTGggaacaaatattaaaattaaagtatagagtaataattgaaaactaaatataattccatataattttttttctgagAGTACTACTTATTTTCActtacaaaaattattttcgaaataactATTCTAATTCAAGATTAGAAGTAATCAAATAGGATTTTCCTTTATTCATAAAATAAGGTTCAAAATCTAAATATTCAAgttaaagcatataaaattctcattatttttttattactaaagcTTTAAATTCTAAATAAGAAATTGCtcgatttatatataaaaatctctaaaagtataatcttaaataaatataatagatcataaataacttattatttaatttttaaaaattcggaGTCTTACAATGACCATTATAAAGTTTCCTAAAGGTTTTTTAGGAGAATATGCACAAAAATCGCATAAGTTCTGGTTGGCAGCACTAGAAAAAGGAATGAGATATCTATTGGAGAAACTGGGACACTATTACAAGAAGCAAAAGCGAGGGGGGGGGGGCTGTAGTTTAAGGACATTGAAACACAGAATACAACCTATCTTGCTAAACAAGCATGGAGGGTAATAAAAAATCCAAATTCAAGCTGGGTGCAGATTTTAAAATCGCTTTATTTTTCGGACGGTGAGTTATAGTCAGCAACATGTAAAAAGGATTTCTCATGGGTATGGAAAAGTATTCTGCATGGAAGAGATATATTGAGGGAGAGAGCCAAGTGGAGAATAGGCGATGACTTTAAGGTTAGTATTTGGAAAGACAACTGGATTGCGGGAAGGAGCAAGCCTCTTAATGCAGAAAGCACGGATGAATCTATGGAAAGCAATTCTGAAAATATGTTTACCTAGGATATTAGTAAAGCAATTTTGAGCACTCCCATTAGTGTTGTAAACAATGAAGTTTTTTGTATTGGCCATGGAGAGAGGATGGGAGCTACACGATCAGAACAAGGTATTATATGGCTAGAGCGGCTAGACTGGATAAGAGACACGAAAACCCATCCACAAGTGAAGATAGGAAGGATTTATAGAAGGAAATATGGAGAATGGAGGTcccacaaaaaattaaaatatttctatGAAAAGCTTGGAAGATATATTACCAGTAAACTTTAATTTGCATAAGAGAAAAATGGTACCAGATTCAGTTTGCTAAATATGTTCTAAAGAGTTGGAAACAATAGAACATGCATTATTGCTACGTGACTGGGCAAGGGTAACATGGTTCAAGGTGGAATGTTAATGTACACCAAAATTAGAGACAGTAAAATCAATTGGAAACTGGATAATGGAAAGCATAAGAAAAATCAGAGCAGCTGATGgagagaaacaaaagaaaatgattaGCAAGCTGGAATTTCTAATGTGGGAGGTGTGAAAAATTAGGAATGACAAGATTTTAAACAACAAGAGGTTAATTTATATTGGACAATCAACAAAGCAAGAAttctataaaatatttattgGAACTCAGTAGAAAGACAACAGATAAAAAAGATAGAAGTAATGAGAAGAAGAACTAACACGGTGTGGTGGAGATCTCCCCTGGGGAGATTGGCTGAAAGTGAATGTGGATGCTGCTTTCAACAAAGAGAATGGATCCGGTAGGGACAACAAAGGAAGGATAGTATTAGgattgttataaaaaattaaagctaACACAAGCATTAGAGTAGAGGCACAAGCAATTAGTCAATCTTTAATCATAGTGAACAATTTACAGGGAGAACTATAATAGAATCAGACAATTTAAAGCTCATTCAAGCAATTAAATCCAGAACTACAATTGGAGAATTTTTTGCAATTCTGCAGGATATTCAAATTTTGATGGAGAATCTACTTGAGAAAGGAGTGCCTTGGACTCCCAAGAATGAAATTGTCTAGCTCATGCAGTGGTGAAGACCACGATAATAGGGAACCTGCGATTGAATTGGAGCACATTTTCACCTGCAGAAATACAAGAAACTATTAGAAGAAAAACGCAAAGGTGAAGTCATAGATCTACGGGTTAATTAAAAGGTAAAAAGGAATaaagaaaatgagaaaatatTATTAAGAGAAAGTAGGAAAAAAATGGCAGATTACATCAGCTAGAATGTTGTACAGATAGCCGTGAACAGCAAAAGTGATGACAGAACCATACAAGCTGAAGTAGAAATCGAGATCTTCAATCCAGATCTTTAACAATCTAAGGCAGAGGTTCTCCATGCAGTCCAACATAGGACCGTCACTGGATTTGTTGCCCATGTTTTGGAAATGAAACCAGGGAGGAAGAAAGAATCGTTCGCAGTGCGGTCATCCTCTGCGAGGTAAGGAGCTTCGAGAGGGAGAGCCGGGCATGGCGAAGTCGGACTGTGGATCCGGTCAAACGTTGGAGGGCTTCAGCGGCAGTTTTGACCAAGGAAGGTGGTTGACGATGCTGACATAAATGGGCTACAACTGAAAGTTGGTAGCGTCGTCGCAGATTTAGTTTATGATCACTCGGCCGATTCAACGAGAGGGAGCAGCTGCTGGGAGAAGCGCCGTGCTCGCCTTACGTGCAAAGAGAGGGGATCATCGCTGTCTTCCAAGTCGGATTAGGTAGAAAGAATCATTGTTTAGAATTTGGACCAGGTAACTGGCCTGGATtcttgacccaaaaaaaaaaaaacctaagtcTTCCAACTTAAAATTTTGCACATGTCAAATTTTAGTTGGTCCCAATAACTTAGCCATTTTAGCCACCAATCGTATATAGCCATCAACGACAGCACCATATGTAAGTTTGGTTAAATAGTGTAAATATTTTGACTTCTTACGATTTTGGGTTCAAattttatgaattaaaatatttttttctatatctatatttatatacCAGAAGGCAGATATAGTAGAAATATGAGAATATTTAgtgtacaatttttttatttttaaatatattttattatatataatttataaaagatattttttaattgtttctaaaacttaataaaaacctcttacaattaaactaaaaataacttaTCATTTTAActagttaattttgtttttatcaattttacacatattcaataaatatctattcatatataCTAGTTATTTAAATGTGTAAGATAATACATATAAATGAAAAACTGAAAAGACTAATCCAAATATCTAAATACTAAGTTTAGATAATacttaatactaaataaatttataaaaaagtttagaggattagcacttttattaaaagaggagtgttaggggtcaataacttttgtgttttgtaaccatcaattggctatcaataatttttttaatggtatgagattgcATTCAATGGTGAGATAtgactcatttttcttttgatggttaagtgttggccataaaacacaaaaattgttgGTCTTCTAgacttttctttattaaaatttagtcaacatttattaattaaaaaaatatgtaattttatatcattaaatataatttcacacaattaaaaacactaataataactaattgataattacaaattacaaaatctgctgatTCATATCACTCTTCTAAATCGATATTGCATTGTTACCGCTTTCCACATGTAGCTAGCTTGGTGGGATTTTGTTTTTTCCTTGTTCACGTTGCCATCTTGGTGGATCAGGTGACGTAAATAACGTAAATGATATCCCTATTTGCTTAGCTAAACTAGCTCTAATGGTATATATAAACTAAGACGACGTGATGAGAAATGGGATCGGAGTTTAAACTCGTTGATATGAGTTTAACTTGCTTCCAATTTCCTTTCGCACCTAATTGAGGCACATTTAAACTAAGTCAAGCAATGGTGTCTTCATAATATCATTGGAGAAATTAAGCAAGGtaaagttgaatagaaaaattttCTGTTACTCTATCaatttgtgtatattttttttatattaaaaataaattataacaagATAGAGAGATATTATAATGGTAAAAATTCACATGCAGTTGTTTTTATCTGAAATTGCTAGTTGAGAACtgttaaatatttttacatgttttactaaatttttatttaatgtttttcgTCTATCAACTTTATATAAAGCCAATTGCACTTGAATGTTCACCTATTATAATTTATTGGTAGCGTTTGGAGATAGACAAATATTGAGAGACTgaaactgagagacagagactgaaataagtCTCTATTGTATTTGGTGTAAAGTGGGAGACAGAGacttaaacaaaaataaagttcTAATTGAATTTACACAAAAGATAacgttaaattaattaattgaaatggggtattttaggtataaaatattattaaaattttagtctccgtctccaaaaatttcagtcccctttATTTCTACTTTTTgaaagtactgaaatactgaCATTTTGGTAGCGTTTGGTgaagagacagagacggaaatatagagactgagagacagaggctaagagacagagattgaaataaatctcagtagtTTGATGCAAAATGgaagacagaaattaaaacaagaataaaactctaatttaatttacacagagtaaaattggaattaattaattgaaatgatagtattttaggtataaaatgttattaacgtttcagtctctatctctaaaaattttagtcccctgtgtccctactttttggaggtactgaaatactgaaattttggagatagagacagaaattttaacaCCAGtatctgaaccaacaaacatgatattgagtCTCTGTCTCTCCGTTTCTGTCTCAGTACTTCAAAACAAACGCTATTCAGAACagagactaaaattttagtatcagtCTGTACCAATAAACACGATACTGAGTTTCAATTTCTCCATCTCTATcctaatacctcaaaacaaacactacttaagaaactcaaaattaattttgtaattggTATTAACTAAATTAACGGTGCTTGATATAACAAGTGTCTACATACATCTCATCTATCATCTTTACAAGAAACTACTCTAACCATCTTACTTTTACAACTCTCCATATACCGAAGTTGCCATTTTTACAACTATGCCATCTCTTGATTTGTTGGCAAGATTGATGGTTTTTTGGTgattataataaaagaataattaaattagtccAAAACATTAGTTGTCCCTTTCTGGATTAAAATAATTGTGTTCGATGAAACCTATATTTAGAGAAGATGATGAGAGAGCTTAAAAAAGGCCGGTTGGTTTCTAATGACACCAAATTATTACACCCATGCATGCAGGCCATTGTTCCataacaacaaaaacaaaaatgctATCCCTCTTTATTCTTCATATATTATTCCCATTATTCTAACCTaattcatcatcatcaacccTAATTCACATTTCTTACTCTCTGTTTCTTTCCCACAATCAATAATTCATTACACACAAACACAATGGGTTGTGGGAAATCAAAACCCGCAGATGTTGCTTCTGGAAACACAACTACCGTCCAGCGCAAGAAGAATCCAAGCGTACCCACGGCAGATGTGAAAGAAACCATTaaggaccacaaaatcagcaaCAACACTGTTGAAAAGAATCAAGCAGAGAAGAATGATgtcaaggaggagaaggagaaaaataATGGAGCTACTCCTGCTGCTGATGAGTCCAAAAACAAGAATGAAGATAGTAAAAaggtgcaacaagaggagaaatTGGAGAACAAGAGCAAGGAAGGTGATGCTGCTGCTGCTGTAGAGGAAGAGAAAACAAAGGAAGCTGTTATTCAAGTTATTGCtgatgagaagaagaaggaggaggatgattcgttgaagaaagagaataatgttgaagaggataataataataaggtggaTTTTGTTCCTGCTCCTGTTACTGCAGATGAAAAGAATGAtgcagaaaagaaagaacaacaaggtctgaattttagggtttatatgaaataaattaagataacCGATAaagaattttttacaattatttaattacattaatttaaaaattaatttttttatataataatatttaataactgTTAGATAATTTTgtcatatttaattatattattatctaataatttttaattatcaatttttatatgaaaataattgtATAAAATGTTTTACCttaaaattctaaaatcttaTTAACATTATTAATTAACTTGGTGTTGTATGTTTATTAGAAGAGAGTGTTGTAGTCAAGGAAGAAGTATTAACAAGCAAAGAAACAGAGAAACAGGAAGAGGCTCCAAGCAGCAAAGAAACAGAGAAAAGCGAAGAGTCTCCGGCAAAAGAAGATGGAGAAAGCAAAGACACAACAACGGTAGTTTCAACCTCTGAAGAAGGCCAAGACCAAAAGAATTGAAAGCTGAGATGAAGTATTTGGATTATTGTATGCCACGAACTATAATTAAGTTCATTATTAATGTTCAGCTCATGAAGAGATAGATTACAAAAGAGGCTATTATTGTAAGAGCAAGATTTTTCAATCACAATGCTAAGTTGGAATTAACTCATATTTATAAGTGTCTCACGATGTATTATTATGCCTTTGGTGAATCAAAGAAGATGATTTAATTTGACCAGTTACAAAATTAATTGAGCAAACGAAATGACGCCATAATTTGTTAATTGTCAAACTTGTTTAATTTTGCATGATTAGCTGAAGAAATTATAATAGACTAATTGAAGCAAGCAAATATGATTTGCTAACATGGCCAAACACCATTTTAAACTAGATTCATTATTATTGTATCATCCAATTTGACCTAGCCGTACGTGTTTATGGGATGTGCCTGTATAAGCTCCAATTGACAGAAAAATAGCGAAGAAAAAATAAATGACGAAAATTATACTTCAAATCAGAAATGAGTTAGCAAGTGGCTAAACCAGTAAGCAATAAGCAATTCCTTTTATTCAATCATACAAATTTAAATCTAACAATTTATTTAAGCCAATATAATTAATAGTCTAAGTACTGATTtgttaaagtttttatttttcaaatataacTTATTAAGATTggtgtttaaaaaaataattttttaaaagttataatacTTACATTTAATAAATCATTTAAAATCATAATAGACATAAACAtaagaataaattttaatatttattaatatatacgattatattatattttaaattttaataaacacaagttaaatttatttttaaatatttttaaaagtactttctaacttttaaaaactataaatattatatgatattttacaaaatttaaaacaaaatactTGTACTTTTAAAAGATACaagcattttaattttttttactaaactaagtctaataaaaataaataaaagaaaaattaatatgaATTGGATAGTCCTAATCCTAAATATTATAAACTCACACACCACACTCACACACATACATAATATTAAGGCTCTATCTATTATTTCACATCAGCCAAATTTTGAATCCCCGTGCATTCATTGCAACACATAGAAGATGAACCTTACACTAAGGCTCAGTTTgggtaactaacttaattaagctatttttaataaaataactcaaataataaataattttgttaaaagtaacttataaataagttattttgtgtttggatttttaattctaaaagtgcttattttatagaaatgtaatgaaaagtagaagtattatgagagaagtcattttttttaacttttctataagctccaaaatagcttcttaaaaagttacaatttgattttaaaaattgtaccagacattaatactactacttttcataagtcaaaaattaaaaaaaagctacTTCTTAGAGTTTTTCAAACAGCCCTAAAGCGTTGCCTAATGCCCGCAACAAGCAAGgcatacgtttttttttttttggacaggagCAAGGCATACTTTTATGCCACTAGACCATGCAGTGTACAGGGATAAGCAGGCAATGGCAACAGTGAATGATCCATAAGTCCATAACCAGTTAAAAGAAGTAAGGCCCATAATAAAGCCTGTGGAGAAATCAAAAGTGGGCCCATACTGTGGCCAATAAAAAACGAAGGAGACCCAAATCCAAGTAAGCGGGAAAATCTAATTTCCACGTAAATGGCGCGAAATATTCGGTTCACTTTCTTCGACGGCGTAGAGCCACTCGATCAAACCGCAAATAAATCTGACGGCCATAAATGCCTCACTAACTACGCATTTATTCGTTCCCTTCGGTTTTGGTTATTCATCACTGTGTCCCTCTCGCGCTCTCTTTTTTCTTCCGAAAGAAACCCTCCCAGATCTGAAAAGAGAACCAAGCCATGGGGAGGCCCTCCAAATCTCAGCCTTCTTCAGACGACGAAGCGCCGTCGAATGCCTCTGACTCCGATTCCGATTCCGGTTCGGAGGAGCAACTTCCCAACGATCAGATCAACGAACAAGAAGATGACGAGGAGCTCGAAGAGGTGGCTCGCTCCGCTAGCTCTGGCGATGACGATACTGCGCCGGATGAACCTGCCGGAGACGCCGACGACGATGAACAGGTAAACGTAAAACCATTGTTTCATGCGCCTGCGTTTTGTCGTTTGGACTTCGCTGAGCTAGGGCTTTAACTTCGTATAACGCATTATCGTTTTGCGATGCTAAAATATTTGCAAGTGAAGCTATACGGTTGTTGTGTAGCAGATGTCAACTTCAATCGACAGTGCTTCTTGTTATTGCATTTCGTTCACGCATGAACAGACTTTTCCTCATGTTTTGTTTTCGAAACTGTTTCATTGTAGGAGGAAAATAATGCTGACACTGAAGTTAGCAAGCGCGAGAAGGCGAGGTTGAAAGAAATGCAGAAATTGAAGAAGCAGAAGATTCAGGAGATTCTGGATGAACAAAATGCAGCTATTGATGCTGATATGGTGCGTATATACATGATACATGGGATGGCTTTTCACTTCgttatataaaatttgaattgattgttAAATGAATCGATATTGTTACCTTTTGATGCAGAACAATAAAGGAAAGGGCCGATTGAAGTATCTGTTGCAGCAAACTGAGATTTTTGCTCATTTTGCCAAAGGTGCTCAATCTTCTTCTCAGAAGAAGTCAAAGGGAAGGTAATTTCAGAAGTCAAGAAGGACAACAAAGAGTTGTGATTCTTCTGCCTATGACTTCGTTACTTATTGTGAATTTATTGTTTTCTACTTTAGGGGACGCCATGCATCGAAAGTgactgaagaagaggaagatgaagagtatcttaaagaagaagaagatggtttgGCAAGCACGCGGCTGGTAACACAACCATCATGTGAGCGTTTTCCttactttaaatttatttttgtatgtaGTATCTGTGCTTGCGTTGGAGTGCTCCATTCTTAGTTCTTCATTCATTGTGTACTCCATGTCCTTCTTTCTTCCCACTAGTCACTTTGTGGAGAAAATATTTGGATATTCCATTTCTATTTTATGTTGTTATATTGGTCAGTGATTCATCTATAGCATTGTTTTGGTTAAATTGTCTATACTCCAttccttgttttgtttttctttttttggctAAATTCTTTTTACTTACTATTGGTGTTAGGAGGCCTGGTTCCTGGACTTCTCATAGGGCATGTGTATGACATTGATTATGTGTTGGACACCCCGccccccctttctctctctcatttctttTCCCTCTGTTCACTAGTTGATTTCTTCTTGTTACTATCATAATTTGTTTTTATGGAAGCATATTTACTAATATGCAGTTTCTTTCTAGTCATATGATCATATTCAACATCTTTAAAGCTATTGGTTCATGTGAAATTTCTTCTTTTCCAACAGGTATCCAAGGGAAGATGAGGGATTATCAACTTGCTGGGTTAAACTGGCTCATACGATTGTATGAGAATGGTATAAATGGAATTCTGGCAGATGAAATGGTAGGTATGGTAGGCGCTTAGAGTTAAGTCTCTGCGCAAATAAGTTCAAGAACATAATTAATATGTGATGTATAAATTGATTTTCTtaagtattaaattaattatGCTGTTGATTTGCAGGGACTTGGGAAAACATTACAAACTATATCTTTGCTAGGGTATTTATATGAGTTCAGAGGTATAAAGGGTCCTCATATGGTTGTGGCCCCAAAGTCTACTCTTGGAAATTGGATGAATGAGATTCGGCGCTTTTGTCCTGTTTTACGAGCAGTAAAGTTCCTTGGCAACCCGGATGAAAGGGTAAGAATAGCTTTGCTGTTGCGAATTATTTTTCAAAGGTTACATTGGTGGATACTTTTGACACTTGTCTGTTGGTTTCAAATAACTGCAGAGGCATATAAGAGAGGAGTTATTGGTTGCCGGGAAGTTTGATGTATGTGTTACAAGTTTTGAAATGGTTATCAAGGAGAAGTCTGCATTGCGTCGATTTAGTTGGCGCTACATAATTATTGATGAGGCCCACAGAATCAAGAATGAGAACTCCCTCCTTTCCAAGACGATGAGGCTCTATAATACAAACTACCGACTCCTTATAACTGGCACACCACTCCAAGTATGTCTTGTTTATTATGCACAACAATGCTGCAATGTAATCTTGAAACTagtattttgtttttttctttattttgttgatCCATGTAGTTAAATTCCTTAGGACAGCCCTTTTCTTTTATGGAGTTCATGGGCTTTGCTGAACAGGGAAGCATCATTGTGTCAATTCATCTCACTTTGAATGAATTTAAAGTTTAGTATGACCTTGCGTGTATTATCATTTGCAGTTTAGCTTTAAAAAATTAGACTGTTGCATATGCTACCAATGATGGGCGGCATGGCTTGTTTAGTCTCTAAATCTGACTGTTTTATCTTCCAATAATTTTTGCTGAGAATTTCTGTCCATAGTCAAATTGCAGTTGACGAGCACGAAGGAGTTGAATTACTCATAATTTGGGTTAACTTGGTAGCATTGctgttttgtgtttttgtttattttctgtacCTCCCCGCAGCATTATCTGTTCATAGACTGATGTAACTTTTAAAACTCTGATTCTAGTTCACTTTCCCTTGTAGCATGCATCATCTAACAAAGTTGGATATTTACTGTGGTTTCTTATTTTGTGATTGCAGAACAATCTTCATGAACTCTGGGCTCTTCTCAATTTTCTTCTGCCTGAAATTTTTAGCTCTGCTGAAACTTTTGATGAATGGTTCCAAATATCAGGTGAAAATGATCAGCAGGAAGTTGTTCAACAATTACACAAGGTTAGACATGAACCTCCTTTGTTTGTTGAGTGTTGTTTTAATCACTTAATCCGACACTTGAGTAATATTTTTACTTTGTATCTATATCTTAGGTCCTTCGCCCATTTCTCCTTCGGAGGTTGAAGTCAGATGTCGAGAAAGGGTTGCCACCGAAAAAGGAAACTATACTCAAAGTAGGCATGTCACAAATGCAGAAGCAGTACTATAGGG
This window contains:
- the LOC112723045 gene encoding uncharacterized protein isoform X3 codes for the protein MGNKSSDGPMLDCMENLCLRLLKIWIEDLDFYFSLYGSVITFAVHGYLYNILADVKMCSNSIAGSLLSWSSPLHELDNFILGSPRHSFLNIHIHFQPISPGEISTTPCRRP
- the LOC112723045 gene encoding uncharacterized protein isoform X1; translation: MGNKSSDGPMLDCMENLCLRLLKIWIEDLDFYFSLYGSVITFAVHGYLYNILADVKMCSNSIAGSLLSWSSPLHELDNFILGSPRHSFLKPEAVIVGAGAIFWVCYMSWTERSLRSFFYASDCVIYILVIVFSSYCYIFL
- the LOC112723045 gene encoding uncharacterized protein isoform X2 yields the protein MGNKSSDGPMLDCMENLCLRLLKIWIEDLDFYFSLYGSVITFAVHGYLYNILADVKMCSNSIAGSLLSWSSPLHELDNFILGSPRHSFLKPEAVIVGAGAIFWDGEEFKEFLLRI
- the LOC112724099 gene encoding uncharacterized protein → MGCGKSKPADVASGNTTTVQRKKNPSVPTADVKETIKDHKISNNTVEKNQAEKNDVKEEKEKNNGATPAADESKNKNEDSKKVQQEEKLENKSKEGDAAAAVEEEKTKEAVIQVIADEKKKEEDDSLKKENNVEEDNNNKVDFVPAPVTADEKNDAEKKEQQEESVVVKEEVLTSKETEKQEEAPSSKETEKSEESPAKEDGESKDTTTVVSTSEEGQDQKN